The Paenibacillus sophorae genome has a segment encoding these proteins:
- a CDS encoding HesB/YadR/YfhF family protein — protein MSITVSPEAASWFKRELGLTDGDCVRLFPRYSSGGGLHPGFSLGIAVEPPGRPGLETSREGIVFYMEEQDLWYMEGYGLSIIYSPEEDDIEYRYETEAGGEKVPEAAAGAGANK, from the coding sequence ATGAGCATTACTGTCAGTCCTGAAGCCGCCTCCTGGTTCAAGAGGGAGCTCGGTTTAACGGACGGCGACTGCGTCCGCCTGTTTCCAAGGTACAGCTCAGGCGGCGGGCTCCATCCCGGATTTTCACTCGGCATTGCCGTGGAGCCGCCGGGGCGCCCGGGACTAGAAACCTCCAGGGAGGGCATCGTTTTTTACATGGAGGAGCAGGATTTGTGGTATATGGAGGGGTACGGACTGTCGATCATCTACTCGCCGGAAGAAGATGATATCGAGTACCGGTACGAGACTGAGGCTGGCGGGGAGAAAGTGCCGGAAGCCGCCGCTGGCGCTGGCGCAAATAAGTGA
- a CDS encoding ABC transporter ATP-binding protein, with the protein MFSVLKDLGWFFHREKRRYTIGLFVLIIAGVIELLPPRLLGNAIDEIVHGSITAGSLIKYIVMIIALLLIIYWITYIWMRSLFGGSNLVERLLRSRFMTHLLTMTPSFFERNRTGDLMARATNDIRAVSVTAGFGMLTLVDSTVFFSVVLLAMGFLVSWKLTLAAVLPLPLIAVAMVIYGKAIHDRYSLAQDAFGAMNDQVLESVSGVRVIRAYVQERLDEKRFGEITDDVYRKNMAVARVDAFFEPTIRFCVGLSYIIGLTYGIYLVFRNQITLGDLVSFNMYLGMMVWPMFAIGELINIMQRGGASLERIDETLNSVPDVQDAAHPVAISGPDGIEFNNVTFRYPTSPVDNLSGISLSLAKGETLGVVGRTGSGKSTLLKQLLHEYPTGTGSIRISGVPIQDITLDHLHSWMGYVPQEQILFSKTVRENIQFGLERASDDKILEAVSTAAFLSDLETLESGLDTLVGERGVSLSGGQKQRVSLSRAFIAEPEILILDDALSAVDARTEAQIVDNIRSRRAGKTTLISTHRLSAVEHADQIVVLDGGVIIERGTHKELLELGGWYQEQYERQQVENNLN; encoded by the coding sequence ATGTTTTCCGTATTAAAAGATCTCGGCTGGTTCTTCCACCGGGAGAAAAGACGCTATACGATCGGCTTGTTCGTGCTGATTATTGCCGGCGTCATTGAACTGCTGCCTCCGCGTCTCCTTGGTAACGCCATTGACGAAATCGTACACGGATCCATTACGGCAGGTTCGCTAATCAAGTACATTGTTATGATTATCGCTCTGCTTCTGATCATCTACTGGATTACTTACATATGGATGCGCAGCCTGTTCGGAGGATCGAATCTGGTTGAACGCCTGCTGCGTTCCCGGTTTATGACCCACTTGCTTACGATGACCCCCTCTTTCTTCGAGCGAAACCGTACCGGAGACCTGATGGCCCGGGCCACCAACGACATCCGGGCGGTATCCGTAACCGCGGGCTTTGGGATGCTGACGCTCGTCGACTCCACCGTATTCTTCTCCGTCGTACTCCTTGCCATGGGCTTTCTGGTGAGCTGGAAGCTGACGCTGGCTGCCGTGCTGCCTCTCCCGCTGATTGCGGTGGCGATGGTGATCTACGGCAAAGCCATTCATGACCGCTATAGTCTGGCGCAGGACGCCTTCGGCGCTATGAACGACCAGGTGCTGGAATCCGTATCCGGCGTGCGCGTGATCCGCGCCTATGTGCAGGAGCGTCTGGATGAGAAGCGATTCGGGGAAATCACGGATGATGTATACCGCAAAAATATGGCTGTAGCCCGGGTCGATGCCTTTTTCGAACCGACCATCCGGTTCTGCGTGGGGCTGAGTTACATTATCGGTCTGACGTATGGAATCTATCTCGTCTTCCGAAATCAGATCACGCTGGGCGACCTCGTATCATTCAACATGTACCTTGGCATGATGGTCTGGCCGATGTTCGCAATCGGCGAGCTGATCAATATTATGCAGCGCGGCGGCGCTTCGCTCGAACGGATCGATGAAACGCTGAATTCCGTCCCGGATGTACAGGATGCAGCTCATCCGGTAGCGATATCCGGGCCTGATGGAATTGAATTTAACAATGTGACGTTTCGCTACCCTACGTCCCCCGTTGATAATTTGAGCGGTATCAGCCTGTCGCTGGCCAAAGGTGAGACGCTAGGCGTTGTCGGCCGCACCGGCAGCGGCAAATCGACGCTGCTCAAACAGCTGCTTCATGAATACCCAACCGGAACCGGCAGCATCCGCATTTCGGGTGTTCCGATCCAGGACATTACGCTAGACCATCTGCATAGTTGGATGGGCTATGTGCCGCAGGAACAGATTCTGTTCTCCAAAACCGTGCGCGAGAACATACAATTCGGACTCGAGCGCGCAAGCGACGACAAGATTCTGGAGGCGGTCTCCACCGCAGCCTTCCTCAGCGATCTGGAAACGCTGGAAAGCGGATTGGATACGCTTGTCGGAGAGCGCGGCGTCTCACTTTCCGGAGGTCAGAAACAGCGGGTGTCGCTGTCCCGCGCTTTTATCGCCGAGCCGGAAATCCTGATCCTCGACGACGCGCTGTCGGCTGTGGACGCCCGGACCGAGGCCCAGATTGTCGATAACATCCGGTCCCGCAGAGCCGGAAAGACGACCTTGATATCCACCCACCGCCTGTCCGCCGTCGAACATGCCGACCAGATCGTTGTTCTGGATGGCGGAGTGATTATCGAGCGCGGAACGCACAAGGAATTGCTGGAACTGGGCGGCTGGTACCAGGAACAATACGAACGCCAGCAGGTGGAGAATAATCTCAACTAA
- a CDS encoding ABC transporter ATP-binding protein, which produces MKQSTGRRLLQYALHAKTTFIAALLLLSIGVAAELAGPFIARSMIDNHMLAIERPYFETSSQGNAVQYNNEYFKRGDRFEPGESKGREVRLLQIGRSFYFIGQPVEAIDGKRSYEDGQVTIDRGGRAVSYPAVQLAIDDVFAFYKPELPGIYKLVALFGLFLVISIFAEFGKTYWLQSSANQVVRKLRTDVYAHIQRLPVYFFDNLPAGKVVSRVTNDTEAIKELFIAVLSNFATGIINIIGVYTAMFLLDVRLGLVSLFIVPVIVIWVILYRKIATKYNTIIRSRLSEINAIINESIQGMPIIRIFRRQKQRLDEFEALNEDYLKYQNKMLNLNSLTSHNLVGALRSLSFALVLWYFGSGSLGGGTVISLGVLYAFVDVLGRMFQPIIGMVNQLANLDTSMVSAGRVFKLMDEPGENVTDGEMPRYKGNVEFKDVSFAYKKDFVLRDISLTARSGETVALVGHTGSGKSSIINLLFRFYDPQRGTISIDGQKTTDIPKQWLRKHMGIVLQDPYLFTGTIASNVSLEDESITREKVEWALREVGADRLLAHLPHGFDEPVVEKGSTLSAGQRQLISFARALAFDPAILILDEATSNIDTETESLIQQALEVLKKGRTTFIIAHRLSTIRSADQILVLHRGEIVERGSHDELMALGGRYYRMYQLQVGSAAQSADAATAQASKADPVVKVPAAVQSVPGQS; this is translated from the coding sequence TTGAAACAAAGTACGGGCAGACGCCTGCTGCAGTATGCGCTGCATGCGAAGACAACCTTCATCGCAGCGCTTCTCCTGCTCTCCATCGGAGTCGCAGCGGAGCTGGCGGGCCCTTTTATAGCCAGAAGCATGATTGATAACCATATGCTTGCCATTGAGAGACCTTATTTTGAAACCAGTTCGCAAGGCAACGCCGTTCAGTACAATAATGAATATTTCAAGCGCGGCGACCGGTTTGAACCGGGAGAGTCCAAGGGCCGTGAGGTCCGCCTGCTCCAGATCGGACGAAGCTTCTATTTCATCGGCCAGCCTGTTGAAGCGATAGACGGGAAGCGCAGCTATGAAGACGGCCAAGTCACGATTGACCGCGGCGGCAGGGCAGTTAGCTATCCGGCCGTACAGCTTGCAATTGATGACGTATTCGCTTTTTACAAACCGGAGCTTCCCGGCATTTACAAGCTGGTCGCACTGTTCGGGCTGTTCCTAGTGATCTCGATCTTCGCCGAATTCGGCAAGACCTACTGGCTGCAGTCTTCAGCCAACCAGGTCGTCCGCAAGCTGAGAACAGATGTATACGCGCATATCCAGCGGCTGCCGGTCTACTTCTTCGATAACCTGCCTGCGGGCAAGGTTGTATCCCGGGTAACCAACGATACGGAAGCGATCAAGGAGCTGTTCATTGCCGTCTTGTCGAACTTCGCCACCGGGATCATCAATATAATCGGCGTATATACCGCCATGTTCCTGCTGGATGTCAGGCTCGGGCTGGTCAGCCTGTTCATCGTCCCGGTCATCGTGATTTGGGTCATCCTGTACCGAAAAATCGCAACCAAATACAACACAATCATCCGCTCGCGCCTCAGCGAGATTAACGCCATTATCAACGAATCGATTCAGGGCATGCCCATTATCCGCATCTTCCGCCGCCAGAAGCAGCGGCTGGACGAATTCGAAGCGCTCAACGAAGACTATTTGAAGTATCAGAACAAAATGCTGAATCTCAACTCGCTGACCTCACATAATCTGGTCGGTGCACTGCGCAGTCTTTCCTTCGCGCTCGTGCTCTGGTATTTCGGCTCCGGCAGCCTTGGCGGCGGGACGGTCATCTCTCTTGGCGTGCTCTACGCCTTCGTTGACGTGCTGGGACGGATGTTCCAGCCCATTATCGGGATGGTCAATCAGCTTGCCAATCTGGATACCTCGATGGTATCGGCAGGCCGCGTCTTCAAGCTGATGGATGAACCCGGCGAAAACGTGACTGATGGTGAAATGCCCCGCTACAAAGGGAATGTGGAGTTCAAGGACGTCTCCTTTGCCTACAAAAAAGACTTCGTCCTGCGCGACATTTCGCTCACAGCACGCTCCGGCGAGACGGTCGCCCTTGTTGGTCATACCGGCTCAGGCAAAAGCTCGATCATCAATCTGCTGTTCCGTTTCTACGATCCGCAGCGCGGCACCATCTCCATTGACGGTCAAAAAACGACGGATATTCCGAAACAGTGGCTGCGGAAGCATATGGGTATCGTCCTTCAGGACCCTTATCTGTTCACCGGGACGATCGCTTCCAATGTCAGCCTGGAAGACGAGAGCATTACGCGGGAAAAAGTCGAATGGGCGCTTAGAGAAGTCGGTGCGGACCGGCTGCTGGCCCATCTGCCGCACGGTTTCGACGAACCGGTAGTGGAAAAAGGCAGCACGCTGTCCGCCGGACAGCGTCAGCTGATCTCGTTCGCCCGCGCGCTAGCCTTCGATCCGGCGATCCTGATTCTCGATGAGGCCACCTCCAATATCGATACCGAGACGGAAAGCCTTATCCAGCAGGCCCTGGAGGTACTTAAAAAGGGCCGGACAACATTTATCATCGCCCATCGCCTGTCGACCATCCGCAGCGCAGACCAGATTCTCGTCCTGCACCGCGGCGAAATCGTCGAACGGGGCAGCCACGATGAGCTGATGGCGCTTGGCGGCCGCTACTACCGCATGTATCAGCTTCAGGTTGGCTCCGCCGCACAGAGCGCGGATGCTGCTACTGCCCAAGCATCCAAGGCAGATCCGGTTGTAAAAGTACCGGCTGCTGTTCAATCGGTTCCCGGGCAAAGCTAG
- a CDS encoding winged helix-turn-helix domain-containing protein, whose amino-acid sequence MISYDVSKRQAAHFLLKHQRLGPYRLPGGKASVYRYIRHVNCIQYDPLNITGHNHELVLQARVPDFKPGLVQELLYKDRLLLDSWDKNMSIYCTEDWPYFRRLRDSAAARYGSNEAVMALVHKVRSEIASRGPLSSLDLDWKDKVDWAWAPARLSRAALESMYYWGELSIHHRIHTRRYYDFTENLLPEDHLNEPEPNPSVESYHDWYVLRRIGAIGLLWNRSGDGWLGISDLKSGERAAAIQRLLLADSIREVSVEGIKPPLYVRTSDAADLETLLRDRPEDNPFESGHYAAALAPLDNLIWDRELTRQLFGFKYRWEVYKPAGERSYGYYVLPLLYNDRFVARFEPVLDRASGELIIRNWWWEPGEGPHISGLLEAAKTAVSSLALSLGAVRITTALPAAAQSGIEELNE is encoded by the coding sequence TTGATAAGCTATGACGTATCCAAGCGCCAGGCTGCGCACTTTCTTCTGAAGCATCAACGGCTCGGCCCATACCGTCTGCCAGGCGGCAAAGCGAGCGTTTACCGCTACATCCGGCATGTCAACTGTATCCAGTACGACCCCCTGAATATCACCGGCCACAATCATGAGCTTGTGCTCCAAGCGCGGGTCCCCGACTTTAAGCCAGGGTTGGTTCAAGAGCTGCTATATAAGGACAGGCTGCTCCTCGACAGCTGGGACAAAAACATGTCGATATACTGCACGGAAGATTGGCCATATTTCCGCAGACTAAGGGACAGCGCAGCCGCCCGGTACGGTTCCAATGAAGCTGTGATGGCGCTTGTCCACAAAGTCCGCTCGGAGATTGCGTCGCGCGGCCCGCTCTCCTCGCTCGATTTGGACTGGAAAGACAAAGTGGACTGGGCATGGGCTCCCGCCAGACTGTCCCGCGCCGCGCTGGAGAGCATGTATTATTGGGGAGAATTGTCCATCCATCATCGGATTCATACCCGCCGCTATTATGATTTCACGGAAAATCTTCTGCCGGAAGATCACCTTAACGAGCCTGAGCCCAATCCGTCGGTAGAATCGTACCATGACTGGTATGTGCTCCGGAGAATTGGAGCAATCGGCCTGCTGTGGAACAGGTCCGGTGATGGCTGGCTGGGTATAAGCGATCTCAAGAGCGGGGAGCGCGCCGCCGCAATCCAGCGGCTGCTGCTTGCGGATTCCATCAGGGAAGTAAGCGTGGAAGGAATCAAGCCCCCGCTTTATGTTCGAACCTCCGACGCCGCTGATCTGGAAACGCTCCTGAGGGATAGGCCCGAGGATAACCCGTTCGAGAGCGGACATTATGCCGCCGCATTGGCCCCCCTCGACAATTTGATCTGGGACAGAGAGCTTACTCGTCAGCTGTTCGGCTTTAAGTATCGGTGGGAGGTATACAAGCCCGCCGGGGAGCGCTCCTATGGCTATTATGTGCTGCCACTGCTCTATAACGACCGTTTTGTCGCCAGATTCGAACCAGTTCTGGACAGAGCGTCCGGTGAACTTATCATCCGGAACTGGTGGTGGGAACCAGGAGAGGGGCCTCATATTTCCGGCTTGCTGGAGGCGGCGAAAACCGCAGTTTCCTCGCTTGCCCTCTCCTTGGGCGCGGTCCGAATAACAACAGCACTCCCGGCGGCTGCCCAAAGCGGCATTGAAGAATTGAATGAGTAA
- a CDS encoding four-helix bundle copper-binding protein — translation MTRIQYQDCIDSCLKCMNACNVSYVSSLKEYDLEQLRECIRMDRECADICAYAIQAMTRQSPFVADICRLCAEICEATARESGRYKLTHCQECINACLKCADACRQISEAVAILA, via the coding sequence ATGACCCGAATTCAGTACCAGGACTGCATCGACTCTTGTCTGAAATGTATGAACGCCTGTAATGTCAGCTATGTCTCAAGCCTGAAAGAATATGACCTTGAGCAGCTGCGGGAGTGTATCCGGATGGACCGGGAATGCGCCGATATTTGCGCCTACGCCATTCAGGCGATGACCCGCCAAAGTCCTTTCGTTGCCGATATTTGCCGCCTTTGCGCGGAGATTTGCGAAGCCACTGCCAGAGAGAGCGGTAGATATAAGCTTACACATTGTCAGGAATGTATAAATGCTTGCTTGAAGTGTGCGGATGCCTGCCGCCAAATAAGCGAAGCTGTTGCCATATTGGCTTGA
- a CDS encoding CobW family GTP-binding protein, whose product MDRTIPVYILSGFLGSGKTTLLYRLLQYWKDQDMRPAVVMNELGEVNFDGMMVDKSVPMAELLGGCICCSASADLSMELNTLVKKESPDVIVIEATGAANPLDIIDNVTETSLYSNVELKGLITVVDAAHLLQLYREQKGASYRLMQEQIRSASVLILNKTDRVSPEEAEEVNGVLRKWNAFAEIIPAVRCEVDPDRLIDSTDNASLAEISEDAPETDSSARVLDEGLLEAGETITGDMKRAAHDHVMAYTHFFKNPINSVEFEAFIKELPGDVYRAKGVLTFNDTSGRFLFQYAYRESDFLKINPQGEVTDVAVFIGEHFSSGDLRKKLLKLEGRGLTLPGTVKRSL is encoded by the coding sequence ATGGATAGAACCATTCCTGTATATATACTGTCGGGCTTTCTTGGCAGCGGCAAAACGACTCTGCTCTATCGATTGCTGCAGTATTGGAAAGATCAAGATATGCGTCCGGCCGTCGTCATGAACGAACTCGGAGAGGTCAACTTTGACGGCATGATGGTCGATAAATCGGTGCCGATGGCGGAACTGCTCGGTGGCTGCATCTGCTGCTCCGCAAGCGCGGATCTCAGCATGGAGCTTAATACCCTGGTGAAAAAAGAGTCGCCGGATGTCATCGTGATTGAAGCGACGGGGGCAGCCAATCCTCTGGATATCATTGATAATGTTACGGAAACATCGCTCTACAGCAACGTCGAGTTGAAGGGCCTGATTACCGTAGTCGACGCCGCCCATCTGCTTCAGCTGTACAGAGAGCAGAAAGGAGCCTCATACCGGCTGATGCAGGAGCAAATCCGCAGCGCTTCCGTGCTGATTCTGAACAAAACGGACCGCGTGTCCCCGGAAGAAGCGGAGGAAGTGAACGGGGTTCTGCGCAAATGGAATGCGTTCGCGGAGATTATTCCGGCGGTACGATGCGAGGTAGACCCGGATAGACTAATTGACAGCACGGATAACGCATCCTTGGCGGAAATCTCGGAAGATGCGCCGGAAACGGATTCTTCGGCCCGGGTGTTAGATGAAGGCTTGTTAGAGGCAGGGGAAACCATTACAGGAGATATGAAACGGGCCGCGCATGATCATGTAATGGCGTATACTCACTTTTTTAAGAATCCAATTAACAGTGTGGAATTTGAAGCTTTTATCAAAGAACTGCCAGGCGACGTATACAGAGCGAAGGGTGTGCTTACCTTTAACGATACATCCGGGCGCTTTCTGTTCCAGTACGCGTACCGGGAGTCGGATTTTCTAAAGATTAACCCGCAGGGAGAGGTCACGGACGTGGCTGTATTTATCGGGGAGCACTTCTCCTCAGGGGACCTGCGGAAGAAACTGCTGAAGCTGGAAGGACGGGGATTGACCCTGCCCGGAACCGTAAAAAGAAGCTTATAG
- a CDS encoding MogA/MoaB family molybdenum cofactor biosynthesis protein has protein sequence MNSVEQHRMEAPDSVNCYIITVSDTRTMDTDKGGRLIETLLEESGYKIAGRTIIKDDYDDIRELIHECAGDSGIEAVLLTGGTGIAPRDTTFEAVKSLLDKEMPGFGEIFRYLSFAEDIGTAAILSRAVAGTIGSTAVFSMPGSVGAVRLAMTRLIIPELRHVMREIYKSS, from the coding sequence ATGAATTCAGTCGAACAGCACCGCATGGAAGCCCCCGATTCCGTCAATTGTTATATTATTACGGTCTCCGACACCCGGACGATGGATACGGATAAAGGCGGCCGCCTTATTGAGACCCTGCTTGAAGAATCCGGCTACAAGATTGCCGGGCGGACCATAATAAAGGATGATTATGACGATATCCGCGAGCTCATTCACGAATGCGCAGGGGATAGCGGCATCGAAGCCGTGCTGCTCACAGGCGGCACCGGCATTGCTCCCCGCGATACCACCTTTGAGGCAGTCAAGTCGCTGCTCGACAAAGAGATGCCCGGATTCGGGGAAATATTCCGTTACTTAAGCTTTGCCGAGGATATCGGAACCGCGGCGATCCTGAGCCGTGCGGTTGCCGGTACAATCGGCAGCACCGCCGTGTTCTCCATGCCCGGATCAGTTGGAGCGGTCCGGCTTGCAATGACCCGGCTAATCATACCCGAACTGCGGCATGTGATGCGGGAGATTTATAAATCCTCCTGA
- a CDS encoding ArsR/SmtB family transcription factor has translation MHHKIKTVVSPFHEMLCSLHVLFQPEHHPRRLQWSQDLLKEMPPHLRDAIRQIGGLTDCWTALVDLADHTGQPMTCRKGIDALNTLPDAELIHLALNNRVPIGSIIQWMNGARGLEDEELEEAGITLLDSLEEFRKLLTSTLAEYEESFFRREWQVVEPWLQTAAAAFQQEAEKSAEKAIASLHPRLFAEKGTITAQKANTYHFAYDSLEHIYVFPSAFIFPHLLIGWFGNDLYLPLAVDIPELPYSESPPADLLLRFKALGDETRLKIVKLLWKGPHCTKQLAPVLGISEAAVSKHLKLLTEAGLIRAKRRGNYQFYSADKEEFEMTLVLQRQFLEQ, from the coding sequence TTGCACCATAAAATCAAAACCGTTGTCAGTCCCTTCCATGAAATGCTGTGCAGCCTGCATGTGCTTTTCCAGCCGGAGCATCATCCAAGGCGGCTTCAATGGTCGCAGGATTTATTGAAAGAAATGCCTCCCCATCTTCGGGATGCCATCCGACAAATTGGCGGATTGACCGACTGCTGGACCGCATTAGTCGACCTGGCAGACCATACGGGACAGCCTATGACCTGCCGTAAAGGCATAGATGCGCTGAACACCCTTCCGGATGCGGAGCTGATCCATTTGGCATTGAACAATAGAGTGCCGATTGGAAGCATCATCCAATGGATGAACGGCGCAAGAGGGCTGGAAGATGAGGAATTAGAGGAGGCTGGGATAACGCTGCTCGACTCGCTGGAGGAATTCCGCAAACTGCTTACAAGCACGCTTGCCGAGTATGAGGAATCTTTTTTTCGCCGGGAATGGCAGGTTGTCGAACCTTGGCTGCAGACGGCAGCCGCCGCCTTTCAGCAGGAGGCCGAAAAGTCCGCAGAAAAAGCCATAGCTTCCCTTCATCCGCGGTTGTTTGCAGAGAAAGGAACGATTACCGCCCAAAAAGCGAATACCTACCATTTTGCCTATGACAGTCTGGAGCATATTTATGTGTTTCCCAGCGCCTTCATTTTTCCTCATCTCTTAATCGGCTGGTTCGGAAATGATCTCTATCTGCCGCTTGCCGTCGATATTCCGGAGCTTCCGTACAGCGAGTCTCCGCCGGCCGACCTGCTGCTGCGCTTCAAGGCGCTTGGCGACGAGACCCGGCTCAAAATCGTGAAGCTGCTCTGGAAAGGACCGCACTGCACGAAGCAGCTTGCGCCTGTACTCGGGATATCCGAAGCGGCCGTGTCCAAGCATTTAAAGCTTCTGACCGAAGCCGGTCTGATCAGAGCCAAACGCCGGGGAAACTACCAATTTTACTCCGCGGACAAGGAAGAATTCGAGATGACGCTTGTGCTGCAAAGACAGTTTCTTGAGCAATAG
- a CDS encoding ABC transporter permease, translating into MWHTAFATLVRNQRSNLRAYPWTFTFGHIIDGTYLVLVTYFSYVYLIQGDVQSQFAAYAGTSDYLTYVIIGGALNLFSVSMIMNVSRALITEWREGTLEALLLSPSSRFGYFAGTAVQQLLRSLFELAVVLIFGIAAGLRLPHFDFVSLLIGICAYLLSCFSMGLLLGCVMLHTRDTFFVQNTLFAFTALLCGFQFPREYLPEALRLTGNLFPLTDALALLRGSLLTGGVIRIGDIVPVLLLCAVYIALALWSGRRIELRMFERY; encoded by the coding sequence ATGTGGCATACCGCCTTTGCGACATTGGTCAGGAACCAAAGGTCCAATCTCAGAGCTTATCCCTGGACATTTACGTTCGGCCACATCATTGATGGAACGTATCTCGTTCTTGTCACCTATTTTTCCTATGTATATCTGATTCAGGGCGATGTCCAAAGCCAGTTTGCCGCCTATGCGGGCACTTCCGATTATTTAACGTATGTCATTATCGGCGGAGCGCTGAATCTGTTCTCGGTAAGCATGATTATGAATGTTTCAAGAGCGCTGATTACGGAGTGGCGGGAGGGTACACTGGAAGCGCTGCTGCTCTCCCCTTCCAGCCGTTTTGGTTATTTTGCGGGGACTGCCGTTCAGCAGCTTCTGCGCAGTCTGTTCGAGCTTGCCGTCGTGCTGATTTTCGGAATTGCAGCGGGTTTAAGACTGCCTCATTTCGACTTTGTTTCATTACTGATTGGAATTTGCGCCTATTTATTGTCCTGTTTCTCCATGGGACTTCTGCTGGGCTGCGTTATGCTGCATACGCGGGATACTTTTTTTGTGCAAAATACGCTGTTTGCGTTTACCGCCCTGCTGTGCGGATTTCAGTTCCCCCGGGAATATCTGCCCGAAGCTCTGCGGCTTACGGGAAATTTGTTTCCCTTGACCGATGCGCTGGCGCTACTGCGGGGAAGCCTGCTGACGGGCGGGGTTATCCGAATTGGCGATATTGTCCCCGTCCTGCTGCTCTGCGCCGTCTATATCGCGCTTGCTCTGTGGAGCGGCAGAAGGATCGAGCTGCGAATGTTCGAGCGGTATTGA
- a CDS encoding ABC transporter ATP-binding protein, protein MERYELHKKKGCDGMIAMNEVTKIYETKNRLGWFRAERVKTEAVKSLSLTLEPGQITGLLGLNGAGKTTTIRMLSTLLNPTAGSIEVDGLDMNRSRSAIQQKVNMIAGGERMLYWRLTGRENLQYFGSLYGLDSARLRLESERLLNEVGLGEAADRPVEQYSKGMKQRLQIARGLINDPKYLFLDEPTLGLDAPIARQLRGMVRSLAKERGKGILLTSHYLQEVEELCDNVNVLNRGELLMCDTPDRIVSRVAGMQTVHFELAGWRDELNPLLLEYLHAEIGLNRKEWTELHKPSAESGSSSDEPVRLTVKSRSADKLITKLLPWTAENGLKVVSFSAEKPNLEDAIILLSEGKVS, encoded by the coding sequence GTGGAACGGTATGAATTACATAAAAAGAAAGGCTGTGACGGCATGATTGCCATGAACGAGGTTACCAAAATATACGAAACTAAGAACAGGCTTGGCTGGTTCCGTGCCGAACGCGTGAAGACTGAAGCGGTAAAATCGCTGTCGCTCACTCTTGAGCCCGGACAAATCACAGGGCTGCTGGGACTTAACGGAGCCGGCAAAACGACGACTATCCGCATGCTCTCTACCCTGCTTAATCCGACAGCAGGCAGCATTGAGGTGGACGGACTCGATATGAACCGCAGCCGCAGCGCCATTCAGCAAAAAGTGAATATGATCGCAGGCGGCGAACGGATGCTGTATTGGCGGCTTACGGGACGAGAGAACCTTCAATATTTCGGGTCTTTGTACGGTTTGGACTCCGCCCGTCTCCGGCTGGAAAGCGAACGGCTGCTAAATGAGGTGGGCCTTGGGGAAGCGGCGGACCGTCCGGTGGAGCAGTATTCCAAAGGCATGAAGCAGCGGCTGCAAATCGCAAGAGGCCTCATCAACGACCCGAAATATCTGTTTCTGGATGAGCCGACGCTCGGGCTGGACGCGCCCATAGCCAGGCAACTGCGCGGCATGGTCCGCAGTCTTGCGAAAGAACGGGGAAAAGGCATTCTGCTCACCAGCCACTATCTGCAGGAAGTGGAGGAGCTGTGCGACAACGTAAATGTACTCAACCGCGGGGAGCTGCTGATGTGCGACACTCCGGATCGCATTGTGTCAAGGGTGGCGGGCATGCAGACGGTGCATTTTGAGCTGGCAGGCTGGAGGGATGAGCTGAATCCTCTGCTGCTGGAATACCTGCATGCCGAAATCGGACTGAACCGGAAAGAATGGACGGAACTTCATAAGCCCTCTGCCGAATCCGGCTCATCCTCCGATGAACCAGTCCGGTTGACCGTAAAAAGCCGTTCGGCCGACAAGCTCATCACCAAGCTTTTACCCTGGACGGCCGAGAATGGACTGAAGGTCGTCTCCTTTTCCGCTGAGAAGCCCAATCTGGAAGACGCCATCATCCTGCTGTCGGAAGGCAAAGTATCATGA